Proteins encoded by one window of Desulfallas thermosapovorans DSM 6562:
- a CDS encoding hydrogenase small subunit: MMKIKDFIKIIGKSGMDVKKTTNQLVGGLLAGDKKKRPPVLWLGTNTCAGDSISFLNSLDPGYRAMITNLIDFRYNHFVMTAEGDMSTGVLEDTLAKHAGEYLLIVEGTVPTRSGGLYCVVGHRNGKPYTALEAVRELGAAAGHVVAVGTCAAFGGPYAAHPNPSRGKSVQGILDRRVINVPGCPVNPGWIVGTLAHLVWYGEPELDEYNRPTLFYGETIHNLCQRRHYFDSGIFAAQLGEPWCMYKVGCKGPVTFADCPYRQWNGEHVNWPVKANTPCIGCVNPEFPEHTMPFFEHLPDIHLPQITVNADRIGAITGTLAALGIGSHLAVRIKKGRLAKTIKKGLAPPKLGLQVLQTTPAQKLVDGIKFKLKKKN, translated from the coding sequence ATGATGAAAATAAAAGACTTTATAAAAATTATCGGTAAAAGCGGCATGGACGTAAAAAAAACCACTAACCAGCTGGTGGGTGGTTTACTGGCCGGGGATAAAAAAAAGCGTCCTCCGGTACTCTGGCTGGGCACAAATACCTGTGCCGGGGACAGTATATCCTTTTTAAACTCTTTGGATCCCGGTTACCGGGCTATGATCACGAATTTGATAGACTTCCGCTACAACCACTTTGTCATGACTGCCGAAGGGGATATGAGCACGGGCGTGCTGGAGGACACCCTGGCCAAACATGCCGGTGAGTATTTATTGATTGTGGAAGGCACGGTGCCGACCCGTTCCGGCGGCCTTTACTGTGTAGTGGGTCACCGTAACGGGAAGCCGTACACGGCTCTGGAGGCGGTGCGGGAACTGGGCGCGGCGGCAGGTCATGTGGTGGCGGTGGGTACCTGCGCCGCCTTTGGGGGGCCTTATGCCGCTCATCCCAATCCCTCCCGGGGTAAAAGTGTGCAGGGGATACTGGACCGGCGGGTGATCAATGTACCGGGCTGCCCGGTTAACCCGGGCTGGATTGTGGGCACCCTGGCCCACCTGGTATGGTATGGTGAACCCGAACTGGACGAATATAATCGCCCTACACTGTTTTACGGGGAAACAATTCATAATCTGTGCCAGCGCCGGCACTATTTCGACAGCGGTATATTTGCCGCTCAACTGGGGGAGCCCTGGTGCATGTACAAAGTCGGTTGTAAGGGTCCGGTCACCTTTGCGGATTGCCCGTACCGCCAGTGGAACGGGGAACACGTTAACTGGCCTGTTAAGGCCAACACTCCCTGTATAGGTTGTGTAAACCCCGAGTTTCCGGAGCACACCATGCCCTTTTTCGAGCATCTACCGGATATCCACCTGCCCCAAATTACTGTCAACGCCGACCGCATCGGAGCAATAACCGGTACTTTGGCAGCCCTGGGCATTGGTAGTCACCTGGCGGTCAGAATTAAAAAGGGCCGGCTGGCCAAAACCATCAAGAAAGGCCTGGCGCCCCCAAAACTTGGCCTGCAGGTGTTGCAGACCACGCCGGCCCAAAAGCTGGTGGACGGCATTAAATTCAAGTTAAAGAAAAAGAATTGA
- a CDS encoding nickel-dependent hydrogenase large subunit, translating to MKKITINPVTRANSPFVVEVTVDGGKVVEAKCSVQFFRGFELILRGRDPRDASYLTERVCGICSSAHGTAAAFALEDAAGVRPPHNGNILRNLILGADLLQNHIRHFYLLSLPDYVRGPNLPPFVPGYKKDFRLPSRVNEAMLNNYYEALEIARLAHEMVALFGAKAPFPHSILAGGSTVAPAADVVMNFRSKLQKINDFIANRMIPDAHTLAGVYDDYYSIGGRNADMLVFGIFPRDQYDRERYFPFGAVLDGQLYQVDLQAIREDVSHAWYIGGVGQPGGDYGVAGNLYGKGMQNKQALPDREKQGAYTWVKAPRYKGRAVEGGSLARLWVRGDYRHGVSTMDRIMARVLETQKVGQLMEGWLEELRPGEPVYKPFKIPQKATGVGLTGAMRGPLGHWLRIEKGRIAGYQIITPTAWNMSPRDAGGQPGPMEQALLNTPVADENEPIEISRVVRAFDPCSACATHVIAPGKSLREFIIPV from the coding sequence ATGAAAAAAATTACTATCAATCCAGTAACCAGAGCTAATAGCCCCTTTGTGGTTGAAGTTACGGTGGATGGTGGAAAAGTGGTGGAGGCTAAATGTAGCGTACAGTTTTTTCGGGGCTTTGAGTTAATCCTGCGGGGCAGGGATCCCCGGGATGCCAGTTATCTTACTGAACGGGTGTGCGGCATTTGCTCCTCCGCCCATGGCACGGCGGCGGCTTTTGCCCTTGAAGATGCTGCCGGGGTGCGCCCGCCCCACAACGGCAATATATTACGCAATTTAATTCTGGGTGCCGATCTACTGCAAAACCATATCCGGCATTTTTATCTTTTGAGTTTGCCCGATTACGTGCGAGGCCCCAACCTGCCACCCTTTGTACCCGGTTACAAAAAGGACTTCAGGCTTCCCAGCCGGGTTAACGAAGCTATGTTAAATAACTATTATGAAGCACTGGAAATCGCCCGGCTGGCCCATGAAATGGTTGCCCTGTTCGGTGCCAAAGCACCTTTCCCGCACAGCATTTTGGCCGGGGGCAGTACTGTGGCACCTGCGGCTGACGTGGTTATGAATTTTCGTTCCAAGTTGCAAAAAATAAATGATTTTATTGCCAACCGCATGATACCCGATGCCCATACCCTGGCCGGGGTTTATGACGATTACTATTCCATCGGCGGGCGAAATGCCGATATGCTTGTATTTGGTATATTTCCCCGGGACCAATATGACCGGGAAAGATATTTCCCCTTCGGGGCTGTGCTGGACGGGCAGTTGTACCAGGTGGACTTGCAGGCGATCAGGGAAGATGTAAGCCATGCCTGGTACATTGGTGGGGTGGGACAGCCCGGCGGGGATTACGGTGTCGCCGGGAACCTGTATGGTAAAGGTATGCAAAATAAGCAGGCATTGCCCGACCGGGAAAAACAAGGGGCCTATACTTGGGTGAAAGCACCCCGGTATAAGGGCAGAGCAGTGGAGGGGGGTTCCCTGGCCCGGCTCTGGGTGAGGGGTGATTACCGCCACGGCGTTTCCACAATGGACCGGATCATGGCCCGGGTGCTGGAAACCCAAAAGGTGGGTCAATTAATGGAGGGTTGGCTGGAGGAATTACGTCCCGGAGAACCGGTGTATAAACCGTTTAAAATCCCCCAAAAAGCAACCGGGGTGGGTTTGACCGGTGCTATGCGCGGTCCCCTGGGGCACTGGCTGCGTATTGAAAAGGGGCGCATTGCCGGTTATCAAATTATTACTCCCACAGCGTGGAACATGTCCCCCCGGGATGCCGGGGGGCAGCCCGGGCCGATGGAACAGGCCCTTTTAAACACCCCGGTGGCGGATGAAAACGAACCCATCGAAATAAGCCGGGTGGTGCGCGCTTTTGACCCCTGCTCAGCCTGTGCCACCCATGTGATCGCGCCGGGTAAATCATTGCGGGAGTTTATTATTCCTGTATAA
- a CDS encoding demethoxyubiquinone hydroxylase family protein, which produces MDEETIISKLNWFYSLELNQVDLYTAQAHAVKDIYLAKSFARIAMIEQQHVDNLAEEIKRRGGKPTSLGDVVSPLLGKAAGTFSGLLGPRMMLKMDITLEEKAMQDYKNMIMQVGNDKRLFDVLWDNLIDEDLHAAWFANKLKELER; this is translated from the coding sequence ATGGACGAGGAGACAATTATTTCTAAATTAAACTGGTTTTACAGCCTGGAACTGAACCAGGTGGATTTATACACAGCCCAGGCCCATGCGGTGAAAGATATTTACCTGGCTAAATCCTTTGCCAGGATAGCCATGATCGAACAACAACACGTGGATAACTTGGCCGAGGAGATTAAAAGGCGGGGGGGGAAGCCTACCAGTTTGGGTGACGTTGTTTCGCCTCTCCTGGGGAAAGCCGCCGGTACATTTAGTGGTCTGTTGGGACCGCGCATGATGCTTAAAATGGATATCACCCTGGAAGAAAAAGCCATGCAGGATTATAAAAATATGATCATGCAGGTGGGAAACGATAAGCGGCTGTTTGATGTTTTATGGGACAATCTGATAGACGAGGACCTTCATGCCGCCTGGTTTGCGAATAAGTTAAAAGAACTTGAACGCTAA
- a CDS encoding cytochrome b/b6 domain-containing protein, whose protein sequence is MKFTNNLLGLRLKGIKTPRHNRTARLLHWVLAPSFFLLAASGFYIHKPAGAYGFRSMDKARKVHFTAQYFFGFYFLSRLYYAVANRDYRKLFPGTRDIAASPGFFAYEMFLKKKKPYFPKYNPGQKLLFSQMAILFATQLLTGAALYSTGKLQALSRLFGGLQNTRLVHYLAAIALSGIVVGHLYFAFTDSLEKLKSIVTGYFRPK, encoded by the coding sequence ATGAAATTTACTAATAATTTACTGGGTTTGCGATTGAAGGGCATTAAAACCCCCCGGCATAACCGAACCGCTAGGCTATTGCACTGGGTCCTGGCGCCGTCTTTCTTTTTACTGGCGGCCAGCGGTTTTTATATCCATAAACCTGCCGGTGCATATGGCTTTCGCAGTATGGATAAAGCAAGGAAAGTGCATTTTACGGCTCAGTACTTTTTCGGTTTTTATTTTTTATCCCGGCTGTATTACGCTGTGGCCAATCGGGATTATCGCAAACTGTTTCCCGGCACCCGGGATATAGCTGCCAGTCCGGGGTTCTTTGCTTATGAGATGTTTTTAAAAAAGAAGAAGCCCTACTTTCCCAAGTATAACCCGGGGCAAAAATTGTTGTTTTCCCAGATGGCCATATTATTTGCAACACAGTTGTTAACCGGAGCGGCCCTTTATTCCACAGGCAAGCTTCAGGCCTTGAGTCGCTTGTTCGGTGGGCTGCAAAATACCCGCCTGGTGCATTATTTGGCTGCAATAGCCTTATCGGGCATAGTGGTGGGACATTTATATTTTGCCTTTACCGATAGCCTGGAAAAACTGAAATCAATTGTCACCGGTTATTTTAGACCCAAGTAG
- a CDS encoding hydrogenase maturation protease, which produces MKHIAVIGLGNVLLKDDGIGPRVVQELSKKGLPPGVQAVDAGGGLWNYWYLLKECRHVIAVDSMQGGGPPGAVYMVVPDQLSTGTNEVEAKPGIQIDHELHFLDALKLAAHYGIKPEVTIIGVEPKEISFALELSPEIEARVPLVLKIIKELCMRYSCSS; this is translated from the coding sequence GTGAAGCATATTGCCGTGATAGGGCTGGGTAATGTCTTATTAAAGGATGACGGTATCGGACCCAGGGTGGTACAGGAGTTAAGTAAAAAAGGTTTGCCACCGGGAGTACAGGCCGTTGATGCGGGGGGCGGGTTATGGAATTACTGGTATTTGTTAAAGGAATGCCGGCATGTGATTGCCGTGGACAGCATGCAAGGGGGCGGGCCGCCGGGGGCTGTTTATATGGTGGTCCCGGACCAACTAAGCACAGGGACAAATGAAGTCGAAGCTAAACCCGGTATTCAAATAGACCACGAGTTACACTTTCTGGATGCGCTGAAGCTGGCCGCCCACTATGGAATTAAACCGGAAGTTACCATTATTGGCGTGGAACCCAAAGAGATCTCCTTTGCCCTTGAATTATCTCCTGAGATAGAGGCCAGGGTACCTTTGGTGTTAAAAATTATAAAGGAACTGTGCATGCGGTATTCGTGCTCAAGCTGA
- a CDS encoding universal stress protein: MTRMLLAINGAQYSTQAVNKAIWLSKMEGAQLDVLYVNPTCNQMYPDVPGLCFWMPDYEYKMVAERLRNKVLDNDIIPLFREAGLEPKIIVSSRDQDEKIKEMSTEHQYDKIFIASPSKYCRKQGQGWLWFKNKLQEIPSGTVCLI, encoded by the coding sequence ATGACCCGTATGTTGCTGGCTATTAACGGTGCTCAATACTCGACCCAGGCGGTAAATAAAGCGATATGGTTATCAAAAATGGAAGGTGCACAGCTGGATGTTCTTTATGTAAATCCTACGTGCAATCAAATGTACCCCGATGTCCCCGGGCTTTGTTTCTGGATGCCGGATTACGAGTACAAAATGGTTGCCGAAAGATTGAGGAACAAAGTTCTTGACAATGATATCATCCCCCTCTTCAGGGAAGCGGGTCTTGAACCCAAGATTATTGTTTCCAGCCGGGACCAGGATGAAAAGATTAAAGAAATGAGCACTGAACACCAGTACGATAAAATATTCATTGCCAGCCCGTCAAAGTATTGCCGCAAGCAAGGCCAGGGATGGCTGTGGTTTAAAAACAAGCTGCAGGAAATCCCCTCCGGAACCGTCTGCTTAATTTAA
- a CDS encoding tRNA (adenine(22)-N(1))-methyltransferase, which translates to MELSKRLAAVARHVPVGAAVADIGTDHAYLPVYLVRQGISARVVAGDINYGPFEGALLTVRDSGLEKYIDLRMGDGLQILKPGEVNVLVVAGMGGKTVCDIFEQGRSVLQQVRRLIIQPMRDIPEVRRWLTGNGWRLVDEDMVTEDGHYYVIIVAEPGMERPADSFVLEVGPRLLEKKDPVLKEFLKRRIIEINTILQEIKRARSVGANNRAKVLRQEARKIREVLESW; encoded by the coding sequence ATGGAATTATCAAAACGGCTGGCCGCAGTGGCCCGGCATGTGCCGGTGGGCGCGGCGGTGGCGGATATTGGCACTGACCATGCTTATTTACCCGTTTATTTGGTCCGGCAGGGTATATCAGCCCGGGTAGTGGCCGGTGACATTAATTATGGGCCATTTGAAGGGGCCTTGCTAACCGTTCGGGACAGTGGTTTGGAAAAGTATATTGACCTGCGCATGGGGGACGGCCTTCAAATATTAAAACCCGGTGAAGTTAATGTGCTGGTGGTGGCGGGTATGGGTGGCAAAACAGTTTGTGACATTTTTGAGCAAGGCCGATCAGTTTTACAGCAGGTGCGGCGCTTGATTATTCAACCCATGCGGGATATACCTGAGGTGCGCCGGTGGTTGACGGGCAATGGCTGGCGGTTGGTGGACGAGGATATGGTTACCGAGGACGGGCATTACTATGTGATCATTGTTGCTGAGCCGGGCATGGAAAGGCCTGCGGACAGCTTTGTGCTGGAAGTGGGGCCGCGTTTGTTGGAGAAAAAGGATCCAGTGCTAAAGGAATTTTTAAAAAGAAGGATAATAGAAATCAATACGATTCTGCAAGAAATAAAACGGGCCCGAAGCGTGGGGGCAAATAACCGTGCTAAAGTGTTAAGACAAGAGGCCCGTAAAATCAGGGAGGTGCTGGAAAGTTGGTAG
- a CDS encoding Nif3-like dinuclear metal center hexameric protein → MVDRAKVVTAGDLVRVMERLAPPQLAEEWDNSGWQVGDPDAVVQRVLLALDVTPEVVEEAERQGVQLIISHHPMFLKGIKNVRRDSPAGDLVFRLIRAGIGVYAAHTNLDSARGGVNDVLARALELKQTEVLHPVQYQRLTKLVVFVPVTHAGVVREALGQAGAGYIGNYSHCTFNIAGTGTFCPGEGTNPFIGTTGRLEQVEEVRIETIVKQEDISGVVQAMLKAHPYEEVAYDLYPLENKGAARGLGRIGRLAEPVALADFAAKVQKVLQAGCLRYGGASNRAVQYVAVCGGSGGDFWPLARQKGADVLVTGDVRYHAARDMLAAGMCFIDAGHFATERVILPVLHNHLTTGLAGAGLAVDISIAACEAEPWCQLGSGAGC, encoded by the coding sequence TTGGTAGACCGGGCTAAAGTGGTAACGGCCGGGGATCTGGTGCGGGTGATGGAACGACTGGCCCCGCCGCAGTTGGCGGAGGAATGGGATAACAGTGGCTGGCAGGTGGGTGACCCTGATGCAGTGGTACAAAGGGTGCTGCTGGCGTTGGATGTGACCCCGGAGGTGGTGGAGGAGGCCGAACGGCAGGGGGTCCAATTAATCATCAGCCACCATCCCATGTTTCTCAAGGGTATTAAGAACGTACGCCGGGACAGCCCGGCGGGTGACCTGGTATTCCGGCTTATCCGGGCCGGTATCGGGGTTTATGCTGCTCACACCAACCTGGACAGCGCCCGCGGCGGGGTTAACGATGTGCTGGCCCGGGCATTGGAACTGAAGCAAACCGAAGTGTTGCACCCGGTACAATACCAGCGACTAACCAAGCTGGTGGTGTTTGTGCCCGTTACCCATGCCGGTGTGGTGCGGGAGGCATTGGGCCAGGCAGGGGCGGGGTATATCGGCAATTATAGCCACTGCACTTTTAATATTGCGGGCACCGGTACATTTTGCCCCGGCGAAGGGACCAACCCGTTTATCGGCACCACCGGTAGACTGGAGCAAGTGGAAGAAGTGCGAATAGAAACTATTGTTAAACAGGAGGATATCAGTGGGGTGGTTCAGGCCATGCTTAAGGCGCATCCTTATGAAGAGGTGGCCTATGATTTGTACCCCCTGGAAAACAAGGGTGCGGCCCGGGGTTTGGGCCGGATAGGGCGCCTGGCCGAACCGGTTGCGCTGGCGGATTTTGCCGCTAAAGTGCAGAAGGTGCTGCAGGCGGGCTGTTTGCGTTACGGTGGGGCTTCAAACAGAGCTGTACAATATGTGGCCGTGTGCGGGGGATCCGGTGGCGATTTTTGGCCCCTGGCCCGGCAAAAGGGGGCCGATGTGCTGGTCACCGGCGACGTGCGTTACCACGCCGCCCGGGATATGCTGGCGGCTGGTATGTGTTTTATCGATGCTGGCCACTTTGCCACCGAACGGGTAATATTACCTGTGCTGCACAATCACTTGACCACGGGCCTGGCCGGTGCCGGCCTGGCGGTGGATATAAGTATAGCCGCTTGTGAAGCTGAACCCTGGTGCCAATTGGGCTCTGGTGCCGGTTGTTGA
- a CDS encoding MBL fold metallo-hydrolase has protein sequence MRLTEQVTVLGNRHFHIYAVGAGPAVWLEGAVSAVVPTVAGQVQSGVAKGTVSHLVIMHAHFDHVCGIPGLRRLFPGARVAASATAREVLQRSRVVNHFFAEDAAMTRVLHNEGFLTGAPATAASSIDVDEVIEDGACWEIAPVVNLQFYHAPGHSPCSIVAYQPEGEVLFSSDCAGFPIDDKHLFPIFFESYEKYINTINRLADLPVRILAGAHEQIIQGPKQVREFWALARTEAERVREKIIVLLQRGLDEQAVAGQLFNHYYTGNLRIYSVQNIRLCCNLLVRRVKETFGVE, from the coding sequence GTGCGTCTAACAGAACAGGTAACCGTGCTGGGCAACCGGCACTTTCATATTTACGCTGTGGGTGCCGGCCCGGCGGTATGGCTGGAGGGCGCGGTCAGCGCCGTAGTGCCGACCGTGGCCGGCCAGGTGCAAAGCGGTGTTGCAAAAGGGACAGTCAGTCATCTGGTAATCATGCATGCCCATTTTGATCATGTGTGCGGTATCCCCGGATTGCGACGGTTGTTCCCCGGCGCGCGGGTGGCAGCATCGGCCACAGCCCGGGAGGTGCTGCAGCGCTCCAGAGTGGTGAACCACTTCTTTGCCGAGGACGCTGCCATGACCCGGGTGTTGCACAATGAGGGATTTTTAACGGGAGCACCTGCTACTGCCGCATCATCCATTGATGTGGACGAGGTTATCGAAGACGGGGCGTGCTGGGAAATTGCCCCCGTGGTGAACTTGCAATTTTACCACGCCCCGGGACACAGCCCTTGTAGTATAGTGGCCTATCAACCCGAAGGGGAAGTGCTGTTCAGCTCTGATTGCGCGGGTTTCCCCATTGATGATAAACACCTGTTTCCTATATTTTTTGAAAGTTACGAAAAATATATTAATACTATTAATCGCCTTGCTGATCTACCGGTACGGATACTGGCCGGTGCACATGAGCAAATTATCCAGGGACCGAAACAGGTGCGGGAATTCTGGGCTCTGGCCCGCACCGAGGCGGAAAGGGTGCGGGAAAAGATTATCGTTCTGCTGCAAAGGGGATTGGATGAGCAGGCGGTGGCTGGTCAATTGTTTAATCATTATTATACCGGTAACTTGCGCATATACTCGGTGCAAAATATTCGGCTTTGTTGCAACTTGCTGGTCCGGCGGGTGAAGGAAACCTTTGGTGTGGAATGA
- a CDS encoding NUDIX hydrolase codes for MNLYDISQKLNRGKRDLMGKTNYLVSEVLLPLVEGAGGLEILFEVRSQHLNRQPGEICFPGGRVEEDEFSRPGTAALREATEELGLSPGDIMSIGALDVLVTPMGALVYPYVGRILSPASIVPNREEVDRVFTVPLSYLQAATPQVSDLEVATRYSDDFPLHRVPKIYRGGWTKRWSYPTYIYEYENYFIWGLTASILHHFLDTIKEP; via the coding sequence ATGAACCTGTATGATATCAGCCAAAAACTAAACCGGGGTAAACGGGATTTGATGGGTAAAACCAACTACCTGGTTTCGGAGGTACTGTTGCCGTTGGTGGAAGGCGCAGGCGGTCTGGAGATATTGTTTGAGGTGCGTTCGCAACATTTGAACAGGCAACCCGGGGAAATTTGTTTCCCCGGGGGGCGGGTGGAGGAAGACGAGTTCAGCCGGCCGGGCACCGCCGCACTGCGCGAGGCCACCGAGGAACTGGGGTTGTCCCCTGGCGACATTATGTCCATCGGTGCTTTGGATGTACTGGTCACCCCTATGGGGGCGCTGGTGTATCCATATGTAGGGCGGATATTGTCCCCGGCAAGTATAGTCCCCAACCGGGAGGAGGTGGATAGGGTCTTTACAGTGCCCCTATCCTACTTGCAAGCGGCTACCCCGCAGGTCAGTGACCTGGAGGTGGCTACCCGGTATAGTGATGATTTCCCCCTGCACCGGGTACCAAAAATATACCGGGGAGGCTGGACCAAGCGCTGGTCTTATCCAACTTATATTTACGAGTATGAAAACTATTTTATTTGGGGTCTGACGGCCAGTATATTACATCATTTTTTAGACACCATTAAAGAACCTTAA
- a CDS encoding Crp/Fnr family transcriptional regulator: MAGNIEILKKIPLFSLLGQQQLEELAKFVLERNYQKGRIIFMEGEPGEAVFFVKSGRVKVTKQTKDGREHILHFINPGEVFAEVVLFDDGTYPATAEVIEDCTVGLIRNADMEKIIGSHPDIALGLLRIMARRLRISQNQLTELALMDTTRRAASMLLFLAGEQGIKTDRGIVIDISLTNQDLANLIGTSRETANRILNDFKRQKAVDVKKGQLTILDKYKLRSWI; this comes from the coding sequence ATGGCAGGTAATATAGAAATACTAAAAAAAATTCCGTTATTCTCACTGCTGGGGCAGCAACAGTTGGAAGAGCTGGCAAAATTCGTCCTGGAACGAAATTATCAAAAGGGCCGTATTATTTTCATGGAAGGTGAACCGGGCGAGGCGGTTTTCTTTGTCAAGTCCGGCCGGGTCAAGGTAACCAAACAAACCAAAGACGGGCGGGAGCATATATTACATTTTATCAACCCCGGTGAAGTGTTTGCGGAGGTGGTATTATTTGACGACGGCACCTATCCGGCCACTGCCGAGGTTATCGAGGATTGCACTGTGGGTCTCATCAGAAATGCGGACATGGAGAAAATTATCGGCAGTCACCCCGATATTGCCCTTGGCTTGCTAAGAATCATGGCCCGGCGCTTGCGCATATCCCAAAACCAGTTGACTGAGCTGGCCTTAATGGACACCACCCGCCGCGCCGCCAGCATGCTGCTTTTCCTGGCCGGTGAGCAGGGGATCAAAACCGACCGGGGCATAGTCATTGACATATCGCTAACCAACCAGGATCTGGCCAACCTGATCGGTACCTCCCGGGAAACTGCCAATCGCATACTTAATGACTTTAAACGGCAAAAAGCTGTTGACGTTAAGAAAGGCCAATTAACCATATTGGATAAATACAAGTTACGATCATGGATTTAA
- a CDS encoding transcriptional regulator, which yields MLATTSLADFLRKANERLPEEAERVLQALLEQGNMNKEDLSLTARVKRAVLDHIIMQLYALGLVEISTEGKSKICSATKLGDEFFSLVKAG from the coding sequence ATGCTAGCTACGACAAGCCTTGCCGATTTTCTGCGTAAAGCCAACGAGAGACTGCCCGAGGAAGCGGAAAGGGTGCTGCAGGCACTGCTGGAGCAGGGCAACATGAATAAAGAGGATCTTTCACTTACGGCCCGGGTTAAAAGGGCAGTGCTGGATCATATCATTATGCAGTTATACGCCCTCGGCCTGGTGGAGATATCCACCGAGGGCAAAAGCAAGATTTGCAGCGCCACCAAGCTGGGTGATGAATTTTTCAGCCTGGTCAAGGCCGGATAA
- a CDS encoding (Fe-S)-binding protein, giving the protein MSEPVNYFDEVREVVVEMGGEDITLCKQCGLCSGSCPWGRMEKESPFSIRQMIYMGRLGLDGYESDDILFACTTCGQCVVRCPRGVNIINVVRAMRAVLCETGGIPKNLKAVLGSINSNSNPWSQDSEKRTSWTQGLDIPTFNGEQEYLLFVCCTSAFDGRSQKIARAIATTLQKAGISFGIIGNEEKCCGEAVRKIGAEEEFTNLAEANIELFKDKGVKKIITTSPHCYWTFKNEYPEFGGDFEVIHYTELYDSLLKEGKIKPAKGLDKKVIYHEPCYLGRHSKVFDAPRNLITSIPDLEFIEFDKTKDDSMCCSGGGARIWMETEAGMRFSDVKAKEAMDKEADYLVTACPYCVVMLEDSLKNIDKDEKMAVKDISELIADSIE; this is encoded by the coding sequence ATGTCAGAACCAGTTAACTATTTTGATGAGGTCAGAGAAGTTGTCGTGGAAATGGGCGGCGAAGATATTACCCTTTGTAAACAATGTGGTTTATGCAGCGGCTCCTGCCCCTGGGGCAGGATGGAAAAGGAAAGCCCGTTCAGCATACGCCAGATGATTTACATGGGCAGACTGGGCCTGGACGGCTATGAAAGCGACGACATTCTTTTTGCCTGCACTACCTGCGGTCAGTGCGTAGTACGCTGCCCCCGCGGCGTTAACATTATTAATGTAGTACGGGCTATGCGCGCCGTACTTTGTGAAACAGGCGGCATTCCTAAGAACCTGAAAGCTGTACTGGGCAGTATTAACAGCAACAGCAACCCCTGGTCCCAGGACAGTGAAAAGCGCACATCCTGGACCCAGGGACTGGATATTCCCACCTTTAACGGTGAACAGGAATATTTGCTGTTTGTTTGCTGCACTTCCGCCTTTGACGGCCGCAGCCAAAAAATAGCCCGCGCCATTGCCACCACCCTGCAAAAAGCAGGTATCAGTTTCGGCATTATCGGTAATGAAGAAAAATGCTGCGGTGAAGCTGTACGTAAAATTGGTGCCGAAGAGGAATTTACCAACCTGGCCGAAGCCAATATTGAGCTGTTTAAAGACAAGGGAGTCAAGAAAATCATCACCACTTCACCTCACTGCTACTGGACATTTAAAAATGAATACCCCGAATTTGGCGGTGATTTTGAAGTGATTCACTACACCGAATTATATGACAGCCTGCTTAAAGAAGGTAAAATCAAACCCGCCAAGGGACTGGACAAAAAGGTCATTTACCACGAACCCTGCTACCTGGGCAGGCACAGTAAAGTATTTGATGCACCGCGCAATTTAATAACTTCCATTCCCGATCTGGAATTCATAGAGTTTGACAAGACCAAAGACGACAGCATGTGCTGCAGCGGCGGCGGGGCCCGTATCTGGATGGAAACCGAAGCCGGTATGCGCTTTTCGGATGTCAAGGCCAAAGAAGCCATGGACAAGGAAGCTGATTACCTGGTCACTGCCTGCCCCTATTGTGTTGTCATGCTGGAAGACAGCCTGAAAAATATTGACAAAGATGAAAAAATGGCGGTCAAGGATATCAGCGAATTAATCGCAGACAGTATAGAATAG